The sequence gtctcgaaatgttatgtacattttataattagataagtgtaaatgggtcaaaaaattgggtccatgtgcaattgtgcattaagtaggtgcacttttcccaaattgctgcaatggtgatatgggttaaattgtggcgtaggcgagaggctggcaacctgtcactgcaatgtcacagtttcgttttctttcaaccccttatttgccaagagtggcactgaagctttagtagtttcatgtgttctgcctacccctttatgggatacaggcgtgattgtatgtatgtatgttatctatttaagtatgtattatttatttatttattagtaaaaacatgtttacatgacattacagtaaaaccaatgcgtcacgaaacttagataacaaaaaagaaaaaaaaacagtaagtaagaacatgaaaaaaaaaacaaacaaagttcaaaactaaacaatttatttgggcgatgacgtaacagcgtggctccgttgcgtcgtttgccccggtgtaggattcggcaagttgccccggaatcgccgaaaaaccacacctttcggccagaagtctgcgctcgcgatggtgtcctgcgctatatcgtcgcctagcacccatagtacaagctttgcttagtttggggctaagttgatctgtgtaaggtgtccccaatatttatttaattatttaattacttaccataatgtaataaaatgtgcattttttcgtggttaccaacatgcataccaactataaaaatgcttaactaatttgccagctaaatttaaacctaggctatttaaacgtatagatactttatatacttttattatttagatcttattttttttttttatttaattaatttaatttcggcaaagcatttttgttaccgcagaattaaaacgttggtaatactcatttcatctacctactaagggcatatgtaatgtcaatgcaaacaaggcccggctattaagtttcgaaatgttatgtacattttataacttgataagtgtaaatggttcaaaaatttcgtgcagtaagtaaaaaagtaaaaagtaagtattattaaacagaagaactatgggtcttatttgatgcaggtatgaaataaggcccatgccgcccatgtgtccacatgttcacaaccttcgatacccaagaagtagcgctgcggaaatagagatggatcggatataatcttcaaagatgagctatcaacagcgccagtatttgagtggtggcctcagagtggaaggcgaccccgcaaacgcccagtatttatgatacacaatacacataaacacaatacattataatatttattgccccgtaggacagcaggctaccccacactactttaattaagtacctaattttgtccctttaaacttaatatgaaataaagtctgcctatcttgaccacattgaccttgacgcactgtttgttaagacttgaacccctctaatttagagtaccatatcctaaatgcatagtcctgaataaatgtgttttagacgacagaccgtagtataagtacttatcacaaaaattgatgattgaattcatgaacacaatgtttacacaaagttataaaacttaagaagcgagcgatgggccttatttagagaagtaactatttagggcattttttgattctatgtctgtatgtttcgttttcttttaaccccttatttgccaagagtggccctgaagctttagtagtttcatgtgctctgcctacccctttataggaaacaggcgtgattgtatgtatgtatgtatgtatgtatgtatgtctgcgaagaaaatatacaaaacggcatgattgataaaacttagaagaaatataagcactgggccttattaagggcaggtactggtaccaacctgaacaaactatgtattactaaataaggcccatcgtttttttaaatattttaaaacatgacttaaattattaatattatgtctgtttttattgtgtgtaaataagtacatataatatgactaatataactacttacctaattggtgttcggcagaatagtaataaataaacaatgatgaccgaataccaaattttcggcaaaatggctgaaaagaccgaataccaaatagttgcctaatattcgtggaatctatcgtaaaatacagcataactttataattgttactagtaaaccaatgacgagaaaagttatgcatgtataaaataaacctatacctgtatgcaattgttacgtacctatacttataaaaatatggacttagtatttccacagaatatataatacagattcaaactttcacgatttttacacatatttaaaattgcaaacgggacttaatcgcgtattactatgttttaaacactaacctccgacgtttcaaggacggcattgtccccgtggtctcggagcagactggtcttttttggaccaccaattttaaatatgaacatataatagtacgtatttctaactaaaaagttcgtcaaacacggtatgtcgatatttcgacgtagtatatcgataacttttcacatccctagattatcgacattagatgtcgagtatttcccatcactttatttcagtgtacgtatataaaaacttagccccgcccctaaatttggtgcgatagggacaactgcagctcaggcgcgaaatcccgcgtaaaaactgcaaaaatcgaggttccgctctcgactgtttcctcctccaaaacttaaccaatcgttacgaaatttggaaatcagaatgacaaggaaattatctgtgtcggaccgtttcgtttttttggataattgatctcagttttgaataccacgcctttctttctggcaaattcaattaagccgttttggccaactttgagaggctctaattccttttaaaacaaaaatatcaaaaaaagcaaaacggtccgacacagatattgataataaaagtctgtgttgaaaaaaccattgatctagcttcaaaaaccagagaggaaacaggcgagagcgtttgtatggagaaatgaggggtatcgtagcgtcttaatcaAACTGTTTAGTGGAGTATACACAAGTGCGCTCAAACTTATTTTCAGTTTTACTAGTGTGATTagctggcaggcaagcatggtcgcgtgataaatgataaaatatcaggccgtccctattacTAATAGTATTGTAGTAACTATGAGGTTACACACACTATAAAATAAACGATTGAATAAGTTTgtcaatcaatttaattaacacTTTACAAAATGTTGTATAGTAAGTCTTATTACTATTAAGcactatatattataatatttagggCACCGAGTCGTTAcatcaagtaggtacttaacatgCGCATCGAGCTGCGTGATCGCGTGGTATCGTAATGGCGGGCGAGCCAGGACTGGTTGTGCGGGAGAGCGGGAGAGGCGTTCCCGGCGCGAGCGCCGCTCGCCGCCATTGCTCTGTTTGCGGCGCCGAACGTTGACGctcttataaaacataatatttaactttaaaatggaAATGTTAAGTTTGTGATGTatgataatttacataatatattattatgatttttacataagtaaataaataaatgtgtatcAGTTAGGCCACACTACTCCCCCCCAGAGACCGTCAAGGGCGATAATAATCATTGTAATGATCTGGGAATCTTACCCGACGACCGGAACGAGTGACCTTATTTTCTGCTGTTACTGTAGGTGTAGGAGGCATTACCAGCTGATCAGGTTGCTGAGGTGAAGGTCTAAGGTTACTATGCTGCTGAGAGTCCTGATTTGATATCGTAGGCGGCACAGTAGGGTGATCGCTTCCAACTTCTGGAGATAGTGTGAAGGCCGGCTTAAGTCGGTCTATGGACACTGTCTTCTCTGTGTTGTGGAGAAGAATCTTGAAAACTTTGTCATCTCGAGATATTACCTTATGAGGTCCCGAGTATGCTGCTTGCAGTGGGCCTCGTGACGGGTGCTCTCTAAGAAACACGTATTCACAGGTTGAGAGATCTTTGTAAACAAATACCTTAGGCTTTATGTGGCGAGAAGCTGGTACAGGTCTTAGCTTTTCGGCGAAGCTCCTGAGCCTGGCGGTGAATACAGACATGTCTGTTGTACCTGCTGTTGAGTGGAAAAACTCCCCAGGAAGTCTTAGAGGTTCTCCGTATACCAGTTCGGCTGAAGATGACTGTAAGTCTTCCTTGAAAGCTGTTCTTACGCCAAGTAGAACCCAAGGTAATGATTCAGTCCACTTCTCATTCGCGTGACATACGATAGCGGATTTAAAATGCCGATGGAAGCGTTCTACTAACCCGTTGCATGCCGGATGATAGGCTGTTGTTCTTTTGTGTTCGAATCcagccaactttgacagactTGAGAACAACTCAGATTCAAACTGGCTTCCGCGGTCGGTTACGATGTCTGTTGGGGAACCGAATCGAGCTATCCAGTTTGTGACTAGGGCTTTAGCGACAGTTTCTGCAGTAATGTCCTGGATCGGTACTGCTTCCGGCCACCGGGTGAACCGGTCTACGGCTGTTAGGCAGTACCGATAACCATGCGAAAGAGGAAGTGGTCCTACTAAGTCAATATGTACCTGTTTAAAACGGACGCGTGGTAAGTTGAAGGTACCAAGCGGGGCAGTCACGTGTCGATTGACTTTGGCCCGCTGACACTGAATGCATGCACGCGTCCACTCTCTACAGTTCTTCTTGACGCCGGGCCACACAAACCTTTCAGCGACTAGCTTAGCTGACGCGTTGGACCCAGGGTGACTAAGAGAGTGCAAACTGTCAAAAACTTGCTTGCGAAAGTACTTACTGACATATGGCCTGGAGTTTGGGGTACTGACATCGCAGTACAGAGATACACTACTGCCAGGTACATGTAGCTTTCGCAGCTGCAACGATGAACCTTCGCTTAGGAGTTTCTGCAGCTCAGGATCAGAAGCTTGACCTTCGGCTAGAGCCTCGAGACTTACCGGTGCTCCCAGTTCTTCGATACGTGACAGGGTATCGGCGACAACATTATCCTTTCCGGATATGTGTCGGATGTCCGTTGTGAACTGGGAGATGAAGTCGAGATGCCTGTATTGACGCGGCGAGCAGTTTGTTTTTCTTTCATGAAATGCGAAACTGATCGGCTTGTGGTCTGTATATACGACAAAATGTCTGGCTTCAAGCATATGCCGAAAGTACTTTATGGCTTCATAAATGGCTAACAGTTCTCTATCATAGGGAGAGTACTTAACTTGAGCAGGTGTAAGTTTCCTCGAAAAGAACGCAAGGGGTTCCCATATGCCTTCCTTTAACTGTTGCAGTACCGCCCCGATCGCCTTGTCTGATGCGTCTGTGACTACGGCAAGATTTGCTGAGCAGTCGGGGTGAGCCAGCAGCGCAGCATTGGATAAGCTCTCCTTACACTTTTCAAAGGCTGCTAAGGTATCTCCTTCTAGAGTGATGGACTGCGAACCCTTTACCGAACCAGTCAGTAAAGCGTGAAGAGGGGCCTGGATCTGAGCTGCTCGTGGGAGAAATCTCCTGTAAAAATTTAGCATGCCCAGAAAGCCTCTAAGCTGCCGGACGTTTGTCGGAGGCGGGAAATCCTTAACTGCTTGAACCTTGGAGTCGAGCGGTTTGCAGCCTCTCTCTGAGATCCGGTATCCTAGAAATGTTACCTCTTTTTCGCCAAAAACGCACTTGGCTGCGTTTACCATGAGGCCGTAGTCCTTGAGCTTCTGGAAAACAATGCGGAGATGTTCCTCATGCTCAGCTTCACTTCGTGAGTAAATGAGGAAATCGTCCAAATAGGCATAAACGAAATCTAGACCTCTGGTGACTTCATCAACAAACCGCTGGAAAGTTTGTCcagcgtttctgaggccaaatcCCATATACGGAAATTCGTATAAACCGAAAGGAGTTGTTATAGCGGTCTTTGGTATGTCTTCAGGGCTGACAGGTATCTGATTATACGCTTTTTCTAGGTCAATTGTGCTAAATACATTACAACCTGTAACACTATGCGTAAAATCATGAATGTGTTTAATCGGGTACCTGTCAGGTACTGTGCGAGCATTTAACTTACGGTAATCGCCGCAGGGGCGCCACCCGTTGTTTTTCTTCGGCGCCAGGTGAAGTGGTGATGACCACGGGCTTTCCGAAGGTCTAGCTGTGCCATTGGCCAGCATAGACTGGAATTCCTGTCGCGCGATCTTAAGCTTGTCGGGGGCTAAACGGCGGGGCGGGGAGGAGACTGGAGGGCCTGGCGTTGTTCGTATGTGGTGTACTGTGTTATGTGGTACTGTGTGGTGTACGCCGGCTGGTCGTGTGTAATTTCTGGAAAatcatctaatattttatgatATTGAGACTCGCCGGTCACTACTTTTACCGATGCAATATTGCACCCGTGGGCTGAGATGGCGGCAGCCGTTAATAATGTCGTATTATCGATTAAACGTTTGCGTCTACAATCGACAAGGAGATcatagaaattcaaaaaatctatCCCGATTATTGGTTTAGTAACGTCTGCCACCACAAAGCGCCACGGGAACACTCTACGCAAATTAAGATCTAATGCTAAATTCACATAACCATATGTACTTATATTAGTGCCGTTAGCGGCGCACAAATTATAATCAGTTTTAGAGCGACGCTCGCGAAGTGCTAACCTTGGGTAGACGCAGAGGTCGCTACCTGTGTCGACCAAGAACTGCGCCTTCGAAGATCGGTCAGTCACGAACAGGCGGCCTCTTGATGGTGGAGGGCAATCGTCGGCCGCATTTACAGACCGCCCTTCCCGTTTTCCGCCGCGGCGTAGTCACACGGCCGGTTGCACTTGGTCGACTGGTCTCCGAATTTGCTATGGTACCAGCACACTGGATACTTCCTGTAGTTGGACTGGGAACGACGTCTAGAGGCAGAGCCGCTGCGGTCGCGTCGCGATGATGATGACGCGCGGGACCTGGGGGCTCTCGTGTGCCCCATCTTCATCTCGCGCAGCTCTCGCCGAAGCTCCGCGACCTCCCGGGCGAGATCACTTAACGCCGAACCGGGGACTGGGTTGCTGACGGCGGCGACCCTCGGCGCGGCGGTGGCCAGGTCGTTGACCCGGTCGGCCAGGTCTGCGAGGTCCTCCAACGTCGAAGTGTTGGGCTGCCCGGCGAGCACCGTCTGGATCCCGTGCGGCAGGCGGCCAATCCACAAGTTCTTCATGAAGTCGTCGTCCACGCTGACGCCAGCCAGCCCCTGCAGGTGTCGCAGGAACTCGGACGGCTTCCTCTCTCCAAGCTCCTCGTGCATCATTAGCTGTTTGATCCTCTTTTCCTTCGAGTCACTTAACCTCCGTATTAACTCTGTTTTCAGCTTTTCATATTTTCGCTCTGGAGGTGGCTTGACGATAATATCTTTCACAGCTCGCGAATGTTGGTTATCTAAGTGGCTTATAACATAATTGAATTTCGTCGAGTCACTTGTTATTTTCTGCAAGTCGAATTGGCCCTCTATTTGGGCGAACCAAATGTCCGGTTCCTCCGGCCAAAATGGCGGCACCTTAATGCCCACCCTGAATACATCGCCGGTATCCCTCGCCAAGCTTCTTTCAGATGCAGGCGGTTGTGCACTTGCCTCGTCAGAAGGCACACTTCCACTTGATTCGTCCAGTTTCGGTCCCATGTTCACGTCGGATTTCACCACTGTAGTAACTATGAGGTTACACACACTATAAAATAAACGATTGAATAAGTTTgtcaatcaatttaattaacacTTTACAAAATGTTGTATAGTAAGTCTTATTACTATTAAGcactatatattataatatttagggCACCGAGTCGTTAcatcaagtaggtacttaacatgCGCATCGAGCTGCGTGATCGCGTGGTATCGTAATGGCGGGCGAGCCAGGACTGGTTGTGCGGGAGAGCGGGAGAGGCGTTCCCGGCGCGAGCGCCGCTCGCCGCCATTGCTCTGTTTGCGGCGCCGAACGTTGACGctcttataaaacataatatttaactttaaaatggaAATGTTAAGTTTGTGATGTatgataatttacataatatattattatgatttttacataagtaaataaataaatgtgtatcAGTTAGGCCACAGTATTGAtgtgatgttttatcatttatcgcaagACCATGCTTGGCTGCCTAGTTTCTAATTATCATGTGTATTAAACATTGATACACTCACTGATTAATAAAATTTAGAACCTATTTCCTTACTGTAAGGTTTATGATTAATATGCCCAAAAGGAACAATTTCTTTCGTCTGCTAATATTATCTAGATTTACTTATATCACATTGATGAGGTTTGTGTGGTGTGAAAGGGACATGCTTAGCGCTATCTCACTCCGACATAAGCGAGTCATGTGATTGGTAAATCTTGGTCATAAGGTGTAGTTATGAAAATCAGTTGCAACTAAAGTAACTAATAAACGACCGCGCCGTACCGCGACACTGGATTTTTTTCACGTAAGTGTGAGAGATAGAAAAGAACTCTCGCTCCCGCTTGCAAGATAGTATGAATGACCTTGGAGCAATTCGGTAATGTGTTAACAGCTTAAATCCCAAGAGTTACTGCAATATCATGCCTTAGCCACCATCAGCATTGTTTGATTAGTATTGAACTTAATGATATTAACGTAATTAAATTAGATATCTCTTATTTTTCATTTGGCTCCTTACTTAGACACTGAACTTTTCTTTGTTATATTGATAGTACCTACTTCATAATGTTAATGTGTTTTAATAGTGATGAAACATTCGCATTGTTTTTTATTGGTAAATACATGTTTATTTTAGACATGAACGTTCTCTCGAATAAATTTATGTTCTAAATCGATTTGGGTGTTTAACTTGCCCCTTACTTACAAATAAATAGaagacatcttacacagatcgacctaGCAGCTTTGGGTGACTCCCCCTAGACTAAGTAAATGCTAATTGCTATGTAGGCGACGATACAGGGGGGGTAAGGGAGAGTGACAGgcacaaaataaatatctgtgtttaTCACCAGGGACTACTTTACCCAACCTATGCTAGGGCGAGCAGTGCTCGTGAGAGCCGGCAGTCTCAAGCAAGTGATTATATTATTCTCTTTGGGAGAATCGAGCGCTACTCGTGACTTGTCCAACGATGCGCGAGAGGGCGCTAGAGTCGCTAGACGGTTGGCTCGCGAGCTCTGCAACGGCTAAGACCGTTCATCATTAGTCTTTCATCACTGAAACAAAAGCCATTGCCGAGGTTTTAACCTAGAACCATCGGCTAGCAGACAGGCATACAGAAGCAGATACAATTTCACTATCAACGCGCTGTGTGAGGGTATTAACCTAGTCCTTCATTTTAAAGAATAAGAATTATTAGACTCTCTTATTGTGAGAGAATTTTTCAAGTTTTAGTGCTAGTGGATACTTTGAATGGGGATTGAGATAAGCGACAGACGTAGATAACGCATTTTTGGTAGCCCCTCGGTAAAGTCGGTAGCAAAGAAGTCGGTAGGCcctttgttgctgactgtacaaatGTTGCAAGCTtcgagaaaaaaatatattaattaaaatatggcATTATTCTATTTCAAAATTCTATCCATAAGGATAGCAAGTTATAAGTTGATTTTTTTAAGGTCAACAGGACTTAAAACATATCATTCAAAGTTGATTCCAAAGAGTATTGAATCACTTTGGTTCAACGCATTTCAGGggatcaaataattttattatctaGCAACTCTGAAGTTGTCAACAATTTTCGCGCTGGCCAATCGTAGATCGTTTCGAATCGTTCCATTGCCAAACAAAATTCACTTCACTCATACTTCACTAACTTCACTTCACTCAGTTCAGTTACTTCAGTTGTCATTTGTCATTTGATACGTAGTATCTTCTAGAGATGTGCCAAACCGAAAATATCGCAAACCGGGCTGAACGGTTTGATTTTCTACGTAAACCGGTTTCAACCCGGTTTGACCAAACCGAGTTGCTACGACGGTCCTTAGCGTATTAATGTAGCGGTTAGGTTTGGCCCGTGTGAAGCGATTCGTCAAAATTGAACACGAATCAAGTCGGTCGGGTTGAGTCGAGTCAAGTTATGCCCGAAACACATGATATAaacgtgtttttttatttatttaaaattaaagttgtGTTTGAACGAGCTAAACTGAAACTAAattaatgcaaataaatatatttcatttcatcaaaATATTCGTAACGGAGACAGAATTCACAGAATATCGGTAAGGGCGGCAAGCCGGCAACGGCAGAATAGCGGGAGCATTTAATTACAGTTGTAAACTGTTATATTTCCCCATAGAGTTAAGGTCCATGTATTTCCCCATTTATTATTAGGAAAAAGAGCACCATCTGTTACCATCTGTTAAACCAAAGCGAGCACGGTCGGGCGGACCGGGAGCGTGTTTCAGATTCGGGCCGTGGCGCCACTTCCGCGCGAAAGTACAGCTATCCTGCTTGCACTCGCTGGCTTGCAGTTCCGATACCGATATTGCCGGTTTCGTTATCAACATTTTCGAGTTGAGTCATGTGGGAGTGGGACCGATCGGTACGTTCGTTCGGCTCGTTTCTTAGTACCGGTTTGTGTGTTGGTCGGGCCGAGTTGAGCGGTTTGCGGCGACACATCTCTAGGAGTGCTTCATGGCCTAGTTACAATTTTCATGATCTTATCGCTGTAGTGAACTTATTGGCTAAaagtatgttttaaaatataaaaccgTGAATAAGACGTCCTGAAAAATGTCTACCGTTCTTCTAGCTGTTGTGGCTGttatattatgcgtactatttcgtatactgaatgttaacaGCCAGTCACAGAAACCCGTAATTTACGGAAGGGATAGaagttttattgaaaatatCTTATTTGTTTCACCCTTCCTTTACGAACCGTAAGTAAAAAGTTATGTTATACATTTATAACTGTAGCATTTTTGTAGATACGCTTTCATGAGTTTCAAGCGTGCATGATGATGTCATAATATTTTTGGAGCAAACGTTGTTAAGGCGTGAAATGATAAGCATGGAGACGGGAATATTCGAGTACTTCGGCTTATGAACATGAAGATTTTATACTTGATTGATTGTTTAGGGCCTCGTGCTGCCCTCTCAACTTGCTTGACCAAAATCAGCTGATAAATATGAGGCAATGTCGAGTTTGAAATCACTTGATATTCGGTATAAATTTCACTCAGTAATAGCAACCTTAGTGCAAAAATACTTGATATCTTCTTATGTATTTTATGAGCCAGTAAAAATGATCTCAAAGTCATGATAAAGAACAATCTAGAAAAAACCATGAAGGCCACAACAGTAAGTTGtgctttttttatataaacaatTGACCCAAATTAGAATAGCATTAATGAAATGCTTAGACTATATTCCTTCTATTTACTTCTGTGTTACCTATTTTATattcttattaatattatatgctGGTATctgaaatcaaaatattttattacaggAAAAAATACATTAACTATTAAGAACTAGGtatcttaaaataaactaacaaattaaactaattaaattaaatctaatgcaCCTTGCAGGTGACCT is a genomic window of Leguminivora glycinivorella isolate SPB_JAAS2020 chromosome 6, LegGlyc_1.1, whole genome shotgun sequence containing:
- the LOC125227448 gene encoding uncharacterized protein LOC125227448, which gives rise to MGPKLDESSGSVPSDEASAQPPASERSLARDTGDVFRVGIKVPPFWPEEPDIWFAQIEGQFDLQKITSDSTKFNYVISHLDNQHSRAVKDIIVKPPPERKYEKLKTELIRRLSDSKEKRIKQLMMHEELGERKPSEFLRHLQGLAGVSVDDDFMKNLWIGRLPHGIQTVLAGQPNTSTLEDLADLADRVNDLATAAPRVAAVSNPVPGSALSDLAREVAELRRELREMKMGHTRAPRSRASSSSRRDRSGSASRRRSQSNYRKYPVCWYHSKFGDQSTKCNRPCDYAAAENGKGGL